The following is a genomic window from Sphingorhabdus sp. Alg231-15.
ACGCAAATCAGCCTGGAAGTAAGTACCTTCATCGCCGTTCACTTCAGTAATCGGGTATCCAGCAATGTTGAAAGGACCGCCCAATCCAAATTTTTGCGAAGTATCCAGATTATTCGAAGCAATCTGTGAATTTACAGCAAGAAATGCGGTCCATCCGCCTCCAAGTCGTTGACTTCTTGATGCGCCAAGGTTGAACTTAGAAAATCTCCCTTGAGTGTTAACGGTCAGAGCATCGATCACTTGGTTGGGGAGAAACCCACTAAGATCAACATCGCCAACTGTCCCGCTGGCATGAAATGTTGTCACTCCGCCGCCTAGTGCATTATCGATATGGCTTCCGCTAACCGCGAAGCTGACATCATTGAGCTTGCGCTTGGAAAAAACGGCGCCGAGCGCTTTGTCCTCGAAATCGCTATAGGCATAGTCGATTTCTGCTCGTAAATTGGTTTGCCGAGAACGCACTATTGGATAGGATAATATTCCTCTTAAACTAAACGCGCTTCCCGTCGGCCGGGTTGCGTCAAATCGATCAATCAATTCATAGTCTAGATAGCTCACGGATGCTTCGGCATGAAGGCCGCTCGGTCCTAATGACAAACCGAGCCCAGCATAGATGAAATGTGTTTCTCCACCGGTGTTGGCATATTGGAAATCCAAATTGTCTCCAATTCCCAGAAAGCTGTTTACGCCAATCCCGATCGAGCCGCGATATGTTCCGGTTGCGTAACTGCCAAAATTGTCGAATGCGACATGGCCGCTGATGCGCTTTGAAGGCTCGGCTTGAACGCTTAATATGCCTGCTCCCTCTTCATCGCCTGGCAATAACTCGGCGCTCGCGGTCACTCCGTGAAGATCACTGATCAGCAGCAAGGCCCTCTCCAAATCAGCTTCTGTTAGGACTTCATCGGGTTTTAGATACCGTTCAAGATAGCCCATAATAACGCCCGATTTGACCAAACTTTCATTGTCCAGTT
Proteins encoded in this region:
- a CDS encoding ShlB/FhaC/HecB family hemolysin secretion/activation protein is translated as MKKYPFVFGTLVFAGCPYLAFAQVDSGTLLRQNQERLDNKFPRSQEILREFDPLAAPSTSDPNAERVLVREFRVIGNADLSDDEIQKILAPYRGRELTIEELNAVAFELTKAFHAAGYFASTVYLPPHLISDGVIVLHVVSGYLQQNGIKLDNESLVKSGVIMGYLERYLKPDEVLTEADLERALLLISDLHGVTASAELLPGDEEGAGILSVQAEPSKRISGHVAFDNFGSYATGTYRGSIGIGVNSFLGIGDNLDFQYANTGGETHFIYAGLGLSLGPSGLHAEASVSYLDYELIDRFDATRPTGSAFSLRGILSYPIVRSRQTNLRAEIDYAYSDFEDKALGAVFSKRKLNDVSFAVSGSHIDNALGGGVTTFHASGTVGDVDLSGFLPNQVIDALTVNTQGRFSKFNLGASRSQRLGGGWTAFLAVNSQIASNNLDTSQKFGLGGPFNIAGYPITEVNGDEGTYFQADLRHDFAEVPWGGAFQVSGGYTIGRIKLLNDPLLGFSPLTSNSFTLQSLNFGMHQSWESRFVITGLLGIQLGNSENEDPVTGADSDFSTSDVRGWISAAYRF